Proteins from a single region of Primulina tabacum isolate GXHZ01 chromosome 5, ASM2559414v2, whole genome shotgun sequence:
- the LOC142547432 gene encoding uncharacterized protein LOC142547432, giving the protein MASAFDWWEKDPFFSAAEEVQESADRMESAYRKWIHANKNTSGLWNLDELRRDLQTTLGTTKWQLDEFERAVGSRHTSSSSVDDAKDRHHNFIKAIENQTLRVETTLNESTVSCGKPPLPWVRLNDGERNELALFLSGPSPSSTMNKIMGKVHVKDQGVKNPLEGDGQLMTECSRSSSHLVELGRAEANGEMLPGHRRICSASADIGSWEIAMDDDVLPHESSQAQLDQPPRKIPSFSQFLSTMESSMSQPKWVKNGYKKLSLTDRDQETNTTLPRSQNWTKAINICYEKNKSCLDGCDDYYDKQLYGWFGSIQRQLQRSQYQMQYGRPVQVVFSIIILLCLLVLLAFCAL; this is encoded by the exons ATGGCGTCGGCTTTTGATTGGTGGGAAAAAGATCCATTTTTCTCTGCTGCGGAGGAAGTTCAGGAATCTGCCGATAG GATGGAATCAGCTTATAGAAAGTGGATCCATGCTAATAAGAACACCTCTGGGCTTTGGAATTTGGATGAGCTCCGACGAGATCTCCAGACAACCCTTGGCACTACCAAATGGCAG TTGGATGAATTTGAGCGTGCCGTGGGTTCGAGGCACACTAGTAGTAGTTCAGTTGATGATGCCAAAGATAGGCATCACAATTTCATAAAAGCAATTGAGAATCAGACTTTAAGAGTAGAAACCACTTTGAATGAATCGACAGTCTCATGTGGCAAGCCACCATTGCCTTGGGTGCGACTAAATGATGGAGAGCGCAACGAGCTTGCGTTGTTCCTTTCAGGACCGTCACCATCTTCCACCATGAATAAAATCATGGGAAAAGTTCATGTTAAGGACCAGGGAGTGAAAAACCCGCTAGAGGGTGATGGACAACTAATGACCGAGTGTTCGAGAAGTTCTTCTCATTTGGTTGAGTTGGGTCGAGCAGAGGCTAATGGGGAGATGCTTCCAGGGCATCGTAGGATCTGTAGTGCCAGTGCTGATATTGGCTCCTGGGAAATTGCAATGGATGATGATGTTTTGCCTCATGAATCTTCCCAGGCACAACTTGATCAACCCCCACGAAAGATACCCAGTTTTTCACAGTTTTTGAGTACCATGGAATCATCCATGTCTCAGCCGAAGTGGGTAAAGAATGGTTACAAGAAGTTATCGCTTACAGATCGCGATCAAGAAACCAATACCACATTGCCTCGTTCTCAGAATTGGACAAAA GCCATCAACATATGTTATGAGAAGAACAAGAGTTGCCTTGATGGTTGTGATGATTATTATGACAAGCAGCTGTATGGTTGGTTCGGTTCCATACAAAGACAGCTTCAGAGGTCTCAATATCAGATGCAATATGGTCGACCTGTTCAAGTGGTTTTCTCCATAATTATCCTCCTATGCTTGCTTG TTTTATTGGCTTTCTGTGCACTCTGA
- the LOC142547433 gene encoding acyl-CoA-binding domain-containing protein 3-like, with the protein MEIFQDSTFTAFLAILLCFLVAKIVSFAVSDSVDDHISSVPSAVTKEVSLNRGLRVKTTKGLKKVKFVDDVKVKSVDRYESENGSERLVLLDDAESKNEDENSIARIHEIEEMGINFDSEVQTSEKQCFDVREMNYVDSQNKESEITEMLVEKDMVLGEINEMLVEKGRGDDKMDMVLGEKGLVVEELKNGIVLECDDMKNDQKQENGHVGFGDNDEWSDGDEAGVVKPRGDDGVLVVDDDDWEGIERSELDKVFAEAVNFVEYGGKGKEKDVDWCAKLDGDKKTQLYGLHKVAVEGPCREPQPMALMVSSRAKWNAWQKLGNMSPEEAMEEYIRILSQSVPHWMPGYKSDTDTRGSFKFETYIDSEPISSPVSECGRKLELNATDIGDSNIGPSYVENVTSDSAKE; encoded by the exons ATGGAAATTTTTCAAGACTCAACTTTTACAGCTTTTTTAGCTATTCTTTTATGTTTTTTAGTGGCAAAGATCGTATCTTTTGCCGTTTCTGACTCCGTCGATGATCATATTTCTTCTGTTCCTTCTGCTGTGACAAAAGAGGTGTCTTTGAACAGAGGGCTTAGAGTTAAGACCACAAAAGGCTTAAAAAAGGTGAAGTTTGTTGATGATGTTAAGGTCAAAAGTGTCGATCGGTATGAAAGTGAAAATGGGTCTGAAAGGCTTGTACTGTTGGATGACGCTGAATCGAAGAATGAGGATGAAAATAGTATAGCAAggattcatgaaattgaagaaaTGGGGATAAATTTTGATTCTGAAGTGCAAACTTCCGAGAAACAATGTTTTGATGTTAGGGAGATGAATTACGTTGACTCCCAAAATAAGGAGTCTGAAATTACTGAAATGCTTGTTGAAAAGGATATGGTTTTGGGAGAAATTAATGAAATGCTGGTTGAAAAGGGTCGTGGAGATGATAAAATGGATATGGTTTTGGGAGAAAAGGGTCTAGTTGTTGAAGAACTGAAGAATGGAATTGTGTTGGAGTGCGATGACATGAAAAATGATCAGAAACAAGAAAATGGACATGTGGGTTTTGGAGACAATGATGAATGGAGTGATGGAGATGAGGCGGGCGTGGTGAAACCGAGAGGTGATGATGGTGTTCTTGTTGTTGATGATGATGACTGGGAAGGAATAGAAAGGAGTGAATTGGATAAAGTATTTGCAGAGGCTGTTAATTTTGTGGAATATGGAGGAAAGGGGAAGGAGAAAGATGTAGATTGGTGCGCCAAATTGGATGGCGATAAGAAAACGCAGTTGTATGGACTTCATAAGGTTGCAGTGGAAGGGCCGTGTCGTGAGCCTCAACCTATGGCCCTCATGGTGTCATCCCGTGCCAAATG GAATGCATGGCAAAAGCTCGGAAACATGAGTCCTGAGGAGGCTATGGAGGAGTATATCAGAATTCTCTCACAAAGCGTACCTCATTGGATGCCTGGATATAAATCG GATACTGATACGCGAGGTTCTTTTAagtttgaaacttatattgatTCCGAACCCATATCAAGCCCTGTTTCGGAATGTGGAAG GAAATTGGAGCTGAATGCCACTGATATAGGTGATTCTAACATCGGTCCAAGTTATGTGGAGAATGTGACATCTGACTCG GCTAAAGAGTAA